In the Natrinema sp. CBA1119 genome, GTGCCGGGGCGCGGGAGTTCTGTTACACGAGCGCCGCGATGAACGGGCTTATCGACGCCGATCCCGAACTGTTCGACCTCTACTACGGCGACCTCGAGCCGGGGACGACGGTCCCCGAGGCCGTCCACTACGTCTCGTTTACGGACGAACGAAGCGCCATCGTCAGCGAAATGGAGTTCGTCATGGACGAGGAACTCGTCCGGGCGGGGACGGACGACGTCTCGTTCGTCGAACTCGCCGAGGAGTACTTCCAGCTGACGCCGGTTCCGACCGCCTGGTACGCCGAGGGGATGGCCGACATCACCGAACTCGGCTCGCACAACGAGCGCACCGACGTCCTCGAGGCGCTGGGCGAGTACCTGACCGAGCACGCGACGGGGAACCTCGTCGTGATCGACTCGCTGACCGACCTCGTCGCGGTGGCCGACGACCGGCTCGGGCTGTCGGACCTGACCGTCCTGCTGAAAGGGCTCAAACGGGCGTCACACCGCTGGGGCGGCGTGATCCTGTTGCTCATCAACTCGGACCTCCTCGAGCCCACGGAGCTCGGCCGGATCAAGGAGGCAACCGACGGTACGCTACTGTTCGAGTGGGAGAGCGGCGGCTCGGAGCGAGCGCGCACGCTCGTCGTCGAGCAGTTTCGCGGCGTGCTCTCCCGGCTCGAGGACGAGGATATCGTCAGGTTCGAGACCGAGATCCACGACGGCGGGTTCGATATCAGCAACGTCAGGAAGATTCGGTAGCGGTCGATCGGCTCAGCGACTGAGTTCGAACCAACGCTTATCCGACTGATGACCCTATTAGGAGCAGATGTCGAGCCAGGACCACGACGAGGGCGATTTCTCGTTTCCGCTGCCCGCCGACGTCGACGACTGGCTGACTACTGAGGCGGCTCGACGCGACGAGAGCCGAGACGAAGTCTGTCGCCGGCTGCTGACCGCAGCGCACACCGCCGCGACGGACGACGACCTGGCGGTTGCTGACCCAGACGAGCTGTCGGCCGTCCGGCGCCGGCTCGAGAGCCAGCGCGAGGAGTTCACGGACCTCCTCGAGGACGTCCGCTCCCGCGTGATTCAGGTCAAACGCGAGACCGACGGGAAGGCGCCGATCGATCACGACCACCCCACCGCCGCGACCGCTGACGATCTCGCGGCGGTTCGCGACGATCTCGCCGCGCTCGAGGAAACCGTCGATCGCGGGTTCGATAACTACGAGGCGATTCTCGAGGGGCTCCTCGAAGACGCCGACGAACTCGAGGACAGATCGACGCTGCTCGCGCGGGCGGTGATCGAACTCCGGGAGGAGCGGGATGCGATCGCGGACGAACGGCGGCGGCGAGCGGCGACCGAGCGACTCCAGCGCGCGGCGAACCAGCTGGGGATTCGAACGGCGACCTGCGCCGACTGTGGCTCGAGTGTCGATCTCGCGCTGTTGACCGCCCCCGCGTGTCCGCACTGCGAAAGCCGGATTTCGGACGTCGCGAAACGCTCGTCGATCTTCGGCTCCCACCGGCTCGAGACCGATGAGCCGCCGGCGCTCGAAGGCCACGTCGAGAGCCCGGCAGGCTCGACGACCGACGCGGTTTTCGAGGCGATCGAGTCGGAGGCGGAATCCGAAATG is a window encoding:
- a CDS encoding HTR-like protein; its protein translation is MERMPLGISRLDRTIGGGAPTGSVVLLAGESGAGAREFCYTSAAMNGLIDADPELFDLYYGDLEPGTTVPEAVHYVSFTDERSAIVSEMEFVMDEELVRAGTDDVSFVELAEEYFQLTPVPTAWYAEGMADITELGSHNERTDVLEALGEYLTEHATGNLVVIDSLTDLVAVADDRLGLSDLTVLLKGLKRASHRWGGVILLLINSDLLEPTELGRIKEATDGTLLFEWESGGSERARTLVVEQFRGVLSRLEDEDIVRFETEIHDGGFDISNVRKIR